One stretch of Marinobacterium iners DNA includes these proteins:
- a CDS encoding aldehyde dehydrogenase family protein, whose product MLQTSYPYYLANEALAPNQDLVVYDKFTGEAATRVAMADAAAIDKAIAAADAATEPMRKLPAYKRQAILNHCVKRFEERAEELAVALCIEAGKPIKDARGEVTRLIDTFRIAAEEAVRIGGEVVPMDISPRAEGYTGMWKRVPIGACSFISPFNFPLNLAAHKVAPAIAAGCPFILKPASLTPIGAIIIGEVLAETDLPKGAFSILPCHRDGADLFTTDDRLKLLSFTGSPDVGWQLKAKAGKKPVVLELGGNAACIVDEGTDLDDAVARIVFGAYYQSGQSCISVQRIMVHEAHYDEVRDKLSKAVNALVHGDPKDENTFIGPMISEKEATRLHNWVLEAKEAGATVLAGGEREGAMLQATLLENVDADQNVNTQEAFGPVAILSKFNDFDAALKEVNNSDFGLQAGIFTRDIYKIQKAWDELEVGGVVIGDVPSWRVDHMPYGGVKDSGLGREGVRYAIEDMTELRLLVIRDPK is encoded by the coding sequence ATGCTGCAGACATCCTACCCCTACTACCTGGCCAACGAAGCCCTGGCTCCGAACCAGGATCTGGTAGTCTATGACAAGTTCACCGGCGAAGCGGCCACCCGTGTCGCCATGGCTGATGCGGCTGCCATCGACAAGGCGATCGCAGCGGCTGACGCTGCCACCGAGCCGATGCGCAAGCTGCCGGCCTACAAGCGTCAGGCCATTCTGAACCACTGCGTGAAGCGTTTTGAAGAGCGTGCCGAAGAGCTGGCCGTAGCCCTCTGCATCGAAGCTGGCAAGCCGATCAAGGACGCCCGCGGTGAAGTCACCCGCCTGATTGATACCTTCCGCATTGCCGCTGAAGAAGCCGTTCGCATCGGCGGTGAAGTGGTACCGATGGATATCAGCCCCCGTGCCGAAGGTTACACCGGCATGTGGAAACGCGTCCCCATCGGCGCCTGCTCCTTCATTTCACCGTTCAACTTCCCGCTGAACCTGGCGGCTCACAAGGTGGCTCCGGCGATCGCAGCGGGCTGTCCGTTCATCCTGAAGCCGGCCAGCCTGACGCCGATCGGCGCGATCATCATCGGTGAAGTACTGGCCGAAACCGATCTGCCCAAGGGCGCATTCTCCATTCTGCCCTGCCACCGCGACGGTGCCGACCTATTCACCACCGACGACCGCCTGAAACTGCTCAGCTTTACCGGTTCTCCGGACGTGGGCTGGCAGCTGAAGGCCAAGGCCGGCAAAAAGCCTGTCGTACTGGAGCTGGGCGGCAATGCGGCCTGCATCGTTGACGAAGGCACCGACCTTGATGACGCCGTTGCCCGTATCGTCTTCGGCGCCTACTACCAGTCCGGCCAGAGCTGCATCAGCGTTCAGCGCATCATGGTGCACGAAGCGCACTATGATGAAGTCCGCGACAAGCTGTCCAAGGCGGTCAATGCACTGGTACACGGCGATCCTAAAGACGAGAACACCTTCATCGGACCGATGATCTCTGAGAAGGAAGCCACCCGTCTGCACAACTGGGTGCTGGAAGCGAAGGAAGCCGGTGCGACCGTTCTGGCCGGTGGCGAGCGCGAAGGCGCCATGCTGCAGGCAACCCTGCTGGAAAACGTGGATGCGGATCAGAACGTCAACACCCAGGAAGCCTTTGGCCCGGTGGCGATCCTGTCCAAATTCAACGACTTTGATGCTGCGCTGAAAGAGGTCAACAACTCTGACTTCGGTCTGCAGGCCGGCATTTTCACCCGCGACATCTACAAAATCCAGAAAGCCTGGGATGAGCTGGAAGTCGGCGGCGTGGTGATCGGTGATGTGCCGTCCTGGCGTGTGGATCACATGCCGTACGGCGGCGTGAAGGACAGCGGTCTGGGTCGTGAAGGCGTTCGCTATGCGATCGAGGACATGACCGAGCTGCGCCTGCTGGTAATCCGCGATCCCAAGTAA
- the hpaD gene encoding 3,4-dihydroxyphenylacetate 2,3-dioxygenase: protein MGEIVLAAKVTHVPTMLLSEQPGKLQGCRQQAIDGHREIMRRAREMGADTVVVLDTHWLINAGYHINSNPVFKGKFTSHEFPHFIQNLEYEYKGNPALGDAIAAKATEKGVFTLSHQVETLDLEYGTLVPMHFMEPGDMPIVSVAAFCTVHNLQDSRKLGEAIAEAVKESDCKVLLLASGSLSHKIWENELYEANNGTFTISREFNRQVDLRVLELWQNGEIDTFLKMLPEYAQHCSGEGGMHDTAMLFGALGWDKYTGKGELIGEYFPSSGTGQANVIFPV from the coding sequence ATGGGCGAAATCGTATTAGCTGCAAAAGTGACTCACGTACCGACCATGCTGCTGTCAGAGCAGCCGGGCAAACTTCAGGGCTGCCGCCAGCAGGCCATCGACGGTCACCGTGAGATCATGCGCCGTGCGCGTGAAATGGGTGCCGACACGGTTGTGGTGCTGGATACCCACTGGCTGATCAACGCCGGTTATCACATCAACAGCAACCCGGTATTCAAGGGCAAGTTCACCAGCCACGAGTTCCCGCACTTCATCCAGAACCTGGAGTATGAGTACAAGGGTAACCCGGCGCTGGGCGATGCGATTGCGGCCAAGGCCACCGAAAAAGGTGTTTTCACCCTCTCCCACCAGGTTGAAACGCTGGACCTTGAGTACGGCACACTGGTGCCCATGCACTTCATGGAGCCCGGTGATATGCCGATCGTATCTGTTGCGGCCTTCTGTACCGTTCACAACCTGCAGGACTCTCGCAAGCTGGGTGAGGCGATCGCCGAAGCGGTCAAGGAAAGCGACTGCAAGGTCCTGCTGCTGGCTTCCGGCTCCCTGTCACACAAGATCTGGGAAAACGAGCTCTACGAAGCGAACAATGGCACCTTCACCATTTCACGCGAATTCAACCGTCAGGTCGATCTGCGCGTGCTGGAGCTGTGGCAGAACGGGGAAATCGATACCTTCCTGAAGATGCTGCCCGAGTATGCCCAACACTGCTCAGGTGAAGGCGGCATGCACGATACTGCCATGCTGTTCGGTGCCCTCGGCTGGGACAAGTACACCGGCAAGGGCGAGTTGATCGGCGAGTACTTCCCAAGCTCCGGTACCGGCCAAGCCAACGTTATTTTCCCGGTATAG
- the hpaR gene encoding homoprotocatechuate degradation operon regulator HpaR, with product MRKYEDSIPLKLLKAREVTMSFFRPVLQEIPLTEQQWRVIRALDEHGELESKQLADLCCILSPSLTGIISRLEQQDYIQRRRSPEDQRRVLISLTDKAKQMFDSISPSLEACYQQITDQFSKENMEQLDKLLNQLCQIKP from the coding sequence ATGCGCAAATACGAAGACTCCATCCCCCTGAAACTGCTGAAGGCGCGTGAAGTGACCATGAGCTTCTTCCGCCCTGTGTTGCAGGAGATTCCGCTTACCGAACAGCAGTGGCGCGTGATTCGTGCCCTGGATGAACACGGAGAACTTGAGTCCAAACAGTTGGCGGACCTGTGCTGCATACTCAGCCCCAGCCTTACCGGCATCATTAGCCGGCTGGAGCAGCAGGATTACATTCAGCGCCGCCGCTCGCCGGAAGATCAACGCCGCGTGCTGATCAGCCTGACCGACAAGGCCAAGCAGATGTTCGACAGCATCAGTCCCTCATTGGAAGCCTGCTACCAGCAGATCACAGATCAGTTTTCCAAGGAAAACATGGAGCAGCTGGACAAGCTGCTGAATCAGCTCTGCCAGATCAAACCCTGA
- the hpaA gene encoding 4-hydroxyphenylacetate catabolism regulatory protein HpaA — protein sequence MSARDHSEWIPNIILGQDYDRRYIDAPIHYDVLENLADFYGRDMPVHRHAQYLQIHYIDRGEVSFHIDDKIYHGCGPSLILTPPSVPHSFLTEPEACGHVLTIHQSIVWQLLKDGLQQEMDTELNHGICIVRAELEPEQRTQWPLITQTFRNLKVEWFRERPAKRLALHTLVRLLLIQISRLSAKEAESTTVNNDDLQIFRRFSDLIEGHYREHWHLPEYTDRLGISESRLHQICQRVSNRSPKKLIHDRIIQETKRLLTFSNLSSSDICYQLGFSDPAYFSRFFKRHTGVTAQRYRSEQQ from the coding sequence ATGAGCGCCCGCGATCACAGTGAATGGATTCCCAACATCATCCTGGGACAGGATTACGACCGTCGATATATCGACGCGCCGATCCATTACGACGTACTGGAAAACCTGGCCGACTTCTATGGTCGCGACATGCCAGTGCATCGGCATGCCCAGTATTTGCAGATCCACTATATCGACCGTGGCGAAGTCAGCTTCCACATTGATGACAAGATCTACCACGGCTGTGGCCCAAGCCTGATTCTGACACCACCGTCGGTGCCCCACTCCTTTCTGACAGAACCCGAAGCCTGCGGCCATGTACTGACCATCCATCAGTCCATTGTCTGGCAGTTGCTCAAGGATGGTCTGCAGCAGGAGATGGATACCGAGCTGAACCATGGTATCTGCATTGTGCGTGCCGAACTGGAACCCGAGCAGCGTACCCAGTGGCCATTGATTACTCAGACCTTCCGCAACCTCAAGGTGGAATGGTTCAGAGAGCGCCCGGCCAAGCGACTGGCGTTGCATACTCTGGTAAGGCTTTTACTGATTCAAATCAGTCGTCTGTCAGCCAAGGAGGCGGAAAGCACCACCGTCAACAACGATGATCTGCAGATCTTTCGACGCTTCTCAGACCTGATCGAAGGACACTACCGTGAGCACTGGCACCTGCCGGAGTACACCGACCGGTTGGGTATTTCAGAAAGTCGGCTGCACCAGATCTGTCAACGTGTCTCCAACCGCTCCCCCAAAAAGCTGATCCACGACCGCATAATTCAGGAAACCAAACGGCTGCTTACCTTCAGCAATCTATCCAGCAGTGACATCTGCTATCAACTGGGATTTTCTGACCCTGCCTATTTTTCCCGCTTTTTCAAGCGCCATACCGGCGTCACCGCTCAGCGTTATCGGAGCGAACAGCAGTAA
- the hpaE gene encoding 5-carboxymethyl-2-hydroxymuconate semialdehyde dehydrogenase produces the protein MSDTLATNLERAQKYLERFKNNTTGHYINGEFTLGNGGKEYDNYTPTDNSSIGKIMAGSVADMDAACQAAEDAFETWSNTPGAERKRLLNKFADRLVERADEIALVESMDCGQAIRFMKQAALRGAANFRFFADKAPEAQNGLALHQDEHTNYTIRKAIGPVGIITPWNTPFMLSTWKIAPALAAGCTVVHKPAELTPLSAYILAEIADEVLPKGVWNMVNGFGEGVGKRMTEHPAIKAVALVGESATGSHIMRQGADTLKRMHFELGGKNPVIVFDDADFERALDAVVFMIYSLNGQRCTSSSRLLIQSGIRDKFIAALEQRVRNLRVGHSLDPETEVGPLVATEHFNKVLSYFDIAKEDGANIAVGGKRITDAKAELDPAGNYVEPTLFTGADNKMRIAQEEIFGPVLTAITFDTEEEAIAIANDTQYGLSGYIWTENTGRAMRMAKHVEAGMLWVNSENNRNLPSPFGGIKMSGIGRDGGDWSFDFYMETKNVCIAHGTHRVPTLGKR, from the coding sequence ATGAGCGATACACTGGCAACCAATCTGGAACGCGCCCAAAAATACCTGGAGCGCTTCAAGAACAACACCACCGGCCACTACATCAACGGTGAATTCACCTTGGGTAACGGCGGCAAGGAATACGACAACTACACGCCGACCGACAACAGCTCCATCGGCAAGATCATGGCCGGCTCAGTTGCCGACATGGATGCCGCCTGTCAGGCCGCTGAAGACGCATTCGAAACCTGGTCCAACACTCCTGGTGCCGAACGCAAGCGTTTGCTGAACAAGTTTGCCGACCGCCTGGTTGAACGTGCCGACGAGATCGCGCTGGTCGAGTCCATGGACTGCGGTCAGGCGATCCGTTTCATGAAGCAGGCCGCCCTGCGTGGTGCCGCCAACTTCCGTTTCTTCGCCGACAAGGCACCGGAAGCACAGAACGGACTGGCGCTGCATCAGGACGAGCACACCAACTACACCATTCGCAAGGCGATCGGTCCGGTCGGTATCATCACGCCGTGGAACACGCCGTTTATGCTGTCTACCTGGAAAATCGCACCAGCACTGGCTGCAGGCTGTACCGTGGTACACAAGCCGGCTGAACTGACCCCGCTGAGCGCCTACATCCTGGCTGAAATCGCCGATGAAGTTCTGCCCAAGGGCGTCTGGAACATGGTAAACGGCTTCGGTGAAGGCGTTGGCAAACGCATGACCGAACACCCGGCAATCAAGGCCGTGGCTCTGGTGGGCGAGTCCGCTACAGGTTCACACATCATGCGCCAGGGTGCTGACACGCTGAAACGCATGCACTTCGAACTGGGCGGCAAAAACCCGGTTATCGTATTTGACGATGCCGACTTCGAACGCGCCCTGGACGCTGTTGTGTTCATGATCTACAGCCTGAACGGTCAGCGTTGTACCTCTTCCAGCCGCCTGCTGATTCAGAGCGGCATCCGCGACAAGTTCATCGCGGCGCTGGAGCAGCGTGTACGCAACCTGCGCGTAGGTCACTCGCTTGACCCTGAAACCGAAGTGGGCCCGCTGGTCGCCACCGAACACTTCAACAAGGTGCTGAGCTACTTCGATATCGCCAAGGAAGATGGTGCCAACATCGCTGTGGGCGGCAAACGCATCACCGATGCCAAGGCTGAACTGGACCCGGCCGGCAACTATGTTGAACCGACCCTGTTCACTGGCGCTGACAACAAGATGCGCATCGCCCAGGAAGAGATCTTTGGCCCGGTACTGACCGCCATCACCTTCGATACCGAAGAGGAAGCGATCGCCATTGCCAACGATACCCAGTACGGCTTGTCCGGCTATATCTGGACCGAGAACACCGGTCGCGCCATGCGCATGGCCAAGCACGTCGAAGCCGGCATGCTGTGGGTGAACTCCGAAAACAACCGTAACCTGCCGTCTCCGTTCGGTGGTATCAAGATGTCCGGTATCGGCCGTGACGGCGGTGACTGGAGCTTCGACTTCTATATGGAAACCAAGAACGTCTGCATCGCGCACGGTACTCACCGCGTACCGACGCTTGGCAAGCGCTAA
- a CDS encoding fumarylacetoacetate hydrolase family protein, with the protein MRHARIVFDGRELDIDIDANDRITTSEGEVLNVALDSDQITWLPPVKEPGTIFALGINYADHATELAFEPPKEPLIFIKHANTLTGHKQASYRPDGIEYQHYECELVAVIGKSGKNIKREDALDYVAGYTVCNDFAIRDYLENYYRPNLRVKSRDSLLPMGPWIVDTADIPDANALKLTTTVNGKLTQDGSTKDMIFDVPFVIEYLSKVMTLNPGDMICTGTPHGIVDCQPGDTIVCSIENVCSLETRMVSEQEYYGDKY; encoded by the coding sequence ATGAGACACGCACGTATCGTATTTGACGGCCGCGAGCTGGACATCGACATTGACGCCAATGATCGTATCACCACATCAGAAGGTGAAGTGCTGAACGTGGCGCTGGATTCTGACCAGATCACTTGGCTGCCGCCGGTAAAAGAACCGGGTACCATTTTCGCGCTGGGCATCAACTATGCCGATCACGCGACTGAACTGGCGTTCGAGCCGCCGAAAGAGCCGCTGATCTTCATCAAGCATGCCAACACGCTGACCGGCCACAAGCAGGCGAGCTACCGTCCCGACGGTATCGAATACCAGCACTACGAGTGTGAGCTGGTAGCGGTGATCGGCAAGAGCGGCAAGAATATCAAGCGTGAAGACGCACTGGACTACGTTGCCGGCTACACTGTCTGCAATGACTTCGCGATCCGCGACTATCTGGAAAACTACTACCGTCCGAACCTGCGCGTGAAGAGCCGTGACTCTCTGTTGCCGATGGGTCCCTGGATTGTCGATACCGCTGACATCCCTGATGCCAACGCGCTGAAACTGACCACCACGGTCAACGGCAAGTTGACTCAGGACGGCTCCACCAAGGACATGATCTTTGACGTGCCCTTCGTGATCGAATACCTGAGCAAGGTCATGACTCTGAACCCGGGCGACATGATCTGCACCGGCACACCGCACGGTATCGTTGACTGCCAGCCGGGCGACACCATCGTCTGCAGCATCGAAAATGTCTGCTCCCTCGAGACCCGCATGGTCAGCGAGCAGGAATACTACGGCGACAAATACTAA
- a CDS encoding fumarylacetoacetate hydrolase family protein, with amino-acid sequence MTANTLVNSKLVCVALNDKAQLAALDATFNDAPYKKPPTQPVLYYKPRNTWSVDGAEVEWAKDFDGNDVAEMVVGASLGVVIGKETCRVSAEDALQYVGGYTVVADYSLPEQSYYRPDIKGKCLDASAPVGPEIVAVDKIANPDALTVTVSVNGEQKSSFELANMERSVAELISIISRIMTLQAGEIIAVGFAGDRVAVAKGDKVEASIEGVGTLNNTLGGA; translated from the coding sequence ATGACTGCAAACACTCTGGTCAACAGCAAGCTGGTCTGTGTCGCCCTGAACGACAAGGCGCAGCTGGCTGCTCTGGACGCCACATTCAACGACGCCCCCTACAAAAAGCCCCCGACTCAGCCGGTTCTGTATTACAAGCCGCGCAACACCTGGAGTGTTGACGGTGCTGAAGTCGAGTGGGCCAAGGACTTCGACGGCAACGACGTTGCCGAAATGGTTGTCGGCGCCAGCCTCGGCGTGGTGATCGGCAAGGAAACCTGCCGTGTATCCGCTGAAGACGCCCTGCAATACGTCGGCGGCTACACTGTCGTGGCCGACTACTCCCTGCCGGAACAGAGCTATTACCGCCCCGACATCAAGGGCAAGTGCCTGGACGCATCTGCACCTGTAGGTCCTGAAATCGTTGCCGTTGACAAGATCGCCAACCCGGACGCCCTGACTGTGACTGTCAGCGTTAACGGCGAGCAGAAAAGCAGCTTCGAGCTGGCCAACATGGAGCGCAGTGTTGCCGAGCTGATCAGCATCATTTCACGCATCATGACCCTGCAGGCAGGCGAAATCATCGCGGTCGGCTTCGCCGGTGATCGCGTTGCCGTTGCCAAGGGTGACAAGGTAGAAGCAAGCATCGAGGGTGTCGGCACCCTGAACAACACGCTGGGAGGTGCCTGA
- the hpaI gene encoding 4-hydroxy-2-oxoheptanedioate aldolase produces MELPKNRFKQGLATGETQYGLWLGLPDNSAAEIAAVAGFDWLLIDGEHAPFDLRTIMSHLQAIAPYDTAPIVRCVEGDTALIKQLLDIGVQTLLVPMVETAEQAAQLVQAVRYPPQGIRGLGTSLARAARWNQVPGYLKKANDEICLIVQVETASAMQNLDAILAVEGVDGVFIGPSDLSASMGYIGDAGNPVVVETINKGLNKIRDAGKYAGLLCLDPSLAETYVQQGANFVGVGVDTMILANETRKLAQRFKQGAPVEDEKPQAGY; encoded by the coding sequence ATGGAACTGCCGAAAAACCGCTTCAAGCAAGGTCTAGCCACCGGCGAAACCCAGTACGGCCTGTGGCTGGGTCTGCCGGACAACAGCGCGGCTGAAATCGCCGCCGTTGCCGGTTTCGACTGGCTGCTGATCGATGGTGAGCATGCACCTTTCGATCTGCGCACCATCATGAGCCACCTGCAGGCGATCGCACCTTATGACACCGCACCGATCGTGCGCTGCGTTGAAGGCGATACCGCTCTGATCAAGCAGCTGCTCGACATCGGCGTACAGACACTGCTGGTTCCCATGGTGGAAACCGCCGAGCAGGCGGCTCAGCTGGTACAAGCGGTACGATACCCGCCACAGGGCATTCGTGGCCTGGGCACTTCCCTGGCCCGCGCCGCACGCTGGAACCAGGTGCCGGGTTACCTGAAAAAGGCCAACGATGAAATCTGCCTGATCGTTCAGGTGGAGACCGCAAGCGCCATGCAGAATCTGGACGCTATCCTGGCGGTGGAAGGTGTCGATGGCGTATTCATCGGACCGTCCGACCTGTCTGCCTCCATGGGCTATATCGGTGATGCCGGCAACCCGGTGGTGGTCGAGACCATCAACAAGGGGCTGAACAAGATTCGCGATGCCGGCAAGTATGCCGGCCTGCTCTGCCTGGACCCGTCCCTGGCAGAGACCTATGTCCAGCAGGGTGCCAACTTCGTGGGTGTCGGTGTCGACACCATGATTCTGGCCAACGAAACCCGCAAGCTGGCACAGCGCTTCAAACAGGGCGCTCCGGTTGAAGACGAAAAACCTCAGGCCGGCTATTAA
- the hpaH gene encoding 2-oxo-hept-4-ene-1,7-dioate hydratase produces the protein MLNKEQIQAAADRLYEAEVNRKQIPALTLDHPDMNMADAYAVQKAWVDRKISEGRKVIGYKIGLTSRAMQMSSNIDEPDYGVLLDDMLFDDGATIKASDFLDPRIEVELAFVLNKPLFGENVTIFDVINATDYVIPSLELIAARCLRTDPETGYTRKVYDTISDNAANAGIVMGGRPIKPMDIDLRWAGCMLYLNGQIEETGLAGGVLGNPLKGITWVCKRFAPHGIGLEPGQVILSGSFTRPVPVKAGDTVHADFGSLGGVTLHFE, from the coding sequence ATGTTGAATAAAGAGCAGATCCAGGCCGCGGCCGATCGTCTGTATGAAGCCGAAGTCAACCGCAAGCAGATTCCGGCGCTCACACTGGACCACCCCGATATGAACATGGCTGACGCCTATGCCGTGCAGAAAGCCTGGGTTGATCGCAAGATCAGTGAAGGACGCAAGGTGATCGGTTACAAAATCGGCCTGACTTCTCGCGCCATGCAGATGTCCTCCAACATCGACGAGCCAGACTATGGCGTGTTGCTGGACGACATGTTGTTTGATGACGGCGCTACCATCAAGGCATCCGACTTCCTCGACCCGCGTATCGAAGTGGAGCTCGCTTTTGTTCTGAACAAGCCGTTGTTTGGCGAGAACGTCACCATTTTTGATGTCATCAACGCCACTGACTACGTCATCCCGTCGCTGGAGCTGATTGCCGCTCGCTGCCTGCGTACTGATCCGGAAACCGGCTACACTCGAAAGGTGTATGACACCATTTCCGACAACGCAGCCAACGCCGGCATCGTTATGGGCGGACGCCCGATCAAGCCGATGGACATCGATCTGCGCTGGGCCGGTTGCATGCTATACCTGAATGGTCAGATCGAAGAAACCGGCCTTGCCGGCGGCGTACTGGGCAACCCGCTGAAAGGGATCACCTGGGTATGCAAGCGTTTTGCACCACACGGTATTGGCCTGGAGCCTGGTCAGGTGATTCTGTCCGGTTCCTTTACCCGTCCGGTACCGGTCAAGGCCGGCGATACCGTTCACGCCGATTTCGGCTCTTTGGGCGGTGTGACACTGCACTTCGAATAA
- a CDS encoding 5-carboxymethyl-2-hydroxymuconate Delta-isomerase, translating into MPHFIVEYSGNLHDRLEFQELFKALHEYVVSTGHFPLGGVRSRAIRCNDFRVADGREDFAFLNLNLKIGHGRDMALKQEVAENVFRILCDWMKPITDNSYCQISFEMTELDPVLKFNKNNIHALFAAKS; encoded by the coding sequence ATGCCCCATTTTATCGTTGAGTATTCTGGCAACCTGCACGATCGACTGGAATTCCAGGAACTGTTCAAGGCGCTGCATGAATATGTGGTGTCCACCGGACACTTTCCGCTGGGTGGCGTGCGCAGCCGTGCCATTCGCTGTAACGATTTTCGGGTGGCTGACGGTCGTGAGGACTTTGCGTTCCTGAACCTGAACCTGAAGATCGGACATGGCCGAGATATGGCGCTGAAGCAGGAGGTTGCGGAAAACGTCTTTCGTATTTTGTGCGATTGGATGAAACCGATCACCGACAACAGTTACTGCCAGATTTCGTTTGAAATGACTGAGCTTGACCCTGTGCTCAAGTTCAATAAGAACAATATTCACGCCCTGTTTGCCGCCAAATCCTGA
- a CDS encoding TRAP transporter substrate-binding protein translates to MKTFFKSLVGAAALTLGMAASASASAETTLVVGTWQPPGNPMNTIVWPTWAEWVEEATEGRVKVKIEQDVGHPKTYFQLVEDGVINAGWSYHGYVPGRFKLPIAVEQPGLGVSAEAASVALWRVQEKYFADAGEFEGLTLLAMLTHGPGQIHSIDPINSLADLKGKKIRIGGGVQTEIGERIGITPVAAPGSKVYEMMQQGVIDGVFMPVTEQKALRLTEVAPNLTVLPGGMYLGSFSMFIDPYFLEELDPKDAEAIMSVSGEKLSALAGRAWDEADKEGFEAARAAGVTINDLTADSALVQEFNELIKGMDDAWIESVSDRGVDARAALEELRSIAREYEAQKQE, encoded by the coding sequence ATGAAAACCTTTTTCAAGTCGCTGGTGGGCGCTGCTGCCCTGACACTGGGGATGGCTGCATCAGCGAGCGCATCCGCAGAAACGACACTGGTAGTCGGTACCTGGCAGCCGCCTGGTAACCCGATGAACACCATTGTGTGGCCGACTTGGGCCGAGTGGGTTGAGGAGGCGACCGAAGGGCGTGTCAAGGTCAAGATCGAGCAGGATGTCGGGCATCCCAAGACCTACTTCCAGCTGGTTGAAGATGGCGTCATCAATGCGGGCTGGAGTTATCACGGCTATGTGCCGGGTCGCTTCAAACTGCCAATCGCCGTTGAACAGCCGGGGCTGGGTGTCAGCGCCGAGGCGGCATCTGTTGCGCTGTGGCGTGTGCAGGAAAAATATTTCGCCGATGCAGGCGAGTTTGAAGGCCTGACGCTGCTGGCCATGCTGACGCATGGTCCTGGTCAGATTCACTCCATCGACCCGATCAACAGCCTGGCTGACCTGAAGGGCAAAAAAATCCGCATCGGTGGCGGTGTGCAGACCGAAATCGGTGAGCGCATCGGCATCACCCCTGTTGCAGCCCCTGGCTCCAAGGTCTATGAAATGATGCAGCAGGGTGTTATCGATGGTGTGTTCATGCCGGTAACCGAGCAGAAAGCGCTGCGTTTGACTGAAGTGGCACCGAACCTGACCGTGCTGCCGGGTGGCATGTATTTGGGCAGCTTCTCCATGTTCATCGACCCTTACTTCCTGGAAGAGCTGGACCCGAAAGATGCCGAAGCCATTATGAGCGTATCCGGTGAAAAACTGTCTGCTTTGGCCGGTCGTGCCTGGGATGAGGCAGATAAAGAGGGCTTTGAGGCGGCCCGTGCAGCCGGTGTAACGATCAATGATCTGACAGCCGACTCTGCATTGGTACAAGAGTTCAATGAGTTGATCAAGGGTATGGACGACGCCTGGATCGAGAGTGTTTCCGACCGTGGTGTTGATGCCCGTGCCGCTCTGGAAGAGTTGCGCAGTATCGCACGCGAGTACGAAGCTCAGAAGCAGGAGTGA
- a CDS encoding TRAP transporter small permease produces MSVSAWIKEHYDEKGPALWLAFFLEAVASLVLFILMALTCVDVIGRYLFNSPLHGGTELTEIGLAVMVFAAMPVVTWRGGHIVVDLLDRFLGSVIVKVLALFAALVMSSSLYFLAWRIFELGERSIGRGVVTEFLGMPSGYVVMYIAVMSWATAFGMITYGVYRILFQDKH; encoded by the coding sequence ATGTCCGTAAGTGCCTGGATTAAGGAGCACTACGACGAGAAGGGGCCAGCCTTGTGGTTGGCCTTTTTCCTCGAAGCAGTGGCTTCCCTCGTTCTGTTCATTCTAATGGCATTGACCTGTGTCGATGTCATAGGCCGTTACCTGTTCAACAGCCCGCTGCACGGCGGTACCGAGCTGACCGAGATCGGTCTGGCCGTGATGGTGTTTGCGGCCATGCCGGTAGTGACCTGGCGCGGGGGCCACATTGTGGTCGATCTGCTGGATCGCTTTCTGGGATCGGTGATTGTAAAGGTGCTGGCGCTGTTTGCCGCGTTGGTGATGTCCTCTTCACTGTATTTTCTGGCCTGGCGCATTTTCGAACTGGGTGAGCGTTCGATTGGGCGTGGAGTCGTGACCGAGTTTCTGGGGATGCCCAGCGGTTACGTGGTGATGTACATCGCCGTGATGAGCTGGGCCACCGCGTTCGGCATGATCACCTATGGCGTGTATCGCATCCTGTTTCAGGATAAACACTAA